From a single Haemorhous mexicanus isolate bHaeMex1 chromosome 29, bHaeMex1.pri, whole genome shotgun sequence genomic region:
- the TIMM13 gene encoding mitochondrial import inner membrane translocase subunit Tim13, protein MESGFGSDFGSGGGGGGKLDPGLIMEQVKVQIAVANAQELLQRMTDKCFRKCIGKPGGALDNSEQKCIAMCMDRYMDSWNTVSRAYNSRLQRERANM, encoded by the exons ATGGAGAGCGGCTTCGGCTCCGACTTCGGCTCCGGAGGAGGCGGCGGGGGGAAGCTGGACCCGGGGCTCATCATGGAGCAGGTGAAGGTGCAGATCGCCGTGGCCAACGCACAGGAGCTCTTACAG CGGATGACGGACAAGTGCTTTCGGAAGTGCATCGGGAAGCCCGGCGGCGCCCTGGACAACTCCGAGCAG AAGTGCATCGCCATGTGCATGGACCGGTACATGGACTCCTGGAACACAGTTTCGCGAGCCTACAATTCTCGGCTGCAGCGGGAGAGAGCCAACATGTGA